The Chryseobacterium sp. 52 genome includes a region encoding these proteins:
- a CDS encoding ExbD/TolR family protein, with product MARVKPKRHGVVTDMTAMCDVAFLLLTFFILTTQFKKPDVEQIKPPSSISEKLLPDASLMTINATPDGKFYFQPVENASERLQLLEKMGQKYNMTFDNKQKVAFQKVQAIGVPMNQLKSYLDLSDEEQKNFKSPTGIPMDSTNKQLVEWVKQSLSVNPDYKLAIKGDVTTEYPKVKSLFEGLRDIDFLKFWLITSQEGKP from the coding sequence ATGGCGAGAGTCAAACCAAAAAGACATGGAGTAGTGACGGATATGACGGCAATGTGTGACGTTGCCTTCCTACTACTTACATTCTTTATATTGACCACTCAGTTTAAAAAACCTGACGTGGAGCAGATTAAACCGCCATCTTCAATATCAGAGAAGTTACTTCCTGATGCTAGTTTAATGACTATCAACGCTACTCCGGACGGAAAATTTTATTTCCAGCCAGTAGAGAATGCATCAGAGAGATTACAGCTTTTAGAAAAAATGGGCCAAAAGTATAATATGACTTTTGACAACAAACAAAAAGTTGCATTTCAAAAAGTACAAGCAATTGGGGTTCCTATGAACCAACTGAAAAGCTATCTCGATTTGTCAGATGAGGAGCAAAAAAACTTTAAGAGTCCTACCGGGATTCCTATGGATAGTACAAATAAGCAGTTAGTGGAATGGGTAAAACAAAGTTTGAGCGTAAATCCTGATTACAAATTAGCAATCAAAGGAGACGTTACTACTGAATATCCTAAAGTTAAAAGCCTGTTTGAAGGTTTAAGAGATATTGATTTTCTTAAATTCTGGTTGATTACATCACAAGAAGGTAAACCATAA